A window of bacterium genomic DNA:
TGTTCCCGTCCCGGCCGCGCACCAGGACGGCGCGAGGGTGGGACCGGCCCGGTGCGAGCCGGGTCTGGGCCCGTTCGAGGGCGTCCAGCGCGTCGCGGAGCGAGGCGCTCTCGCTCACCACGGCATATTCATCCAGCGGCAGCATCAGATCCCCGACACGTTTCCCGTCCATGCGTTACTCCTCCTGGTCGACGGCGGCGAGCCGGGAGCCCGTTCAGTTCAGGGGCAGCGAGATGGTGAACGTGCTGCCCCTGCCCGGCTCGCTCTGCACCGAGATCCTGCCGCCGAGACCCTTGATGATCCCGTAGCTGACCGACAAGCCGAGTCCGGTGCCCTTGCCGACTTCCTTGGTGGTGAAGAACGGCAGGAAGACCTTTTCCAGTTGGGCCTTCGTCATGCCGCAGCCGGTGTCTTTCACGGCGATCGTCACCGAACTGTTCTCCGCCCGGGCCGCGATGGTCACGACCCCTGCGCCAGCAATGGCATCGACGGCGTTGTTCACCAGGTTCAGGATCACCTGCTTGAGCTGGTTCCCGTCGGAGACGATGGCGGGAAGGTCGTCCGCGTAGAGCCGTTCCAGCCGGATATTCGCGAGTGTCATCTCGCGGCCCAGGAAACCGTCCACCACCTCGTCGATCAGGGTCCGCACGTCGTGACGGGCCAGGCTGATGTCCGCCCGGCGCACGAAGCCGAGCAGCTTGCGCGTGATATCGCGGCAGCGATAGACGGCATCCTGGATCGTTTCCAGGCGCGGCCGCAGATCCTCCCAGCCCACGTTCTGGCCGAAGGCCGGATCCATGAGATCCTGCATGAGACCCGCCTCCTCGCTGATGATGGCCAGCGGGTTGTTGATCTCGTGCGCGACGCCCCCGGCCAGTTCGCCCACCGACGCCAGCTTGGCGGCCTGTTCCAGCTGCGCCTTGGTCTGGTCCCGCTCCTCCTCGATCCGCACGCGCATACCCGCCCGGACGATGGTGGCCACGAGGATGAGCAGGATGATGAGCAGTGAGATGGCTGCGATACGGTAGTCACCACCCAGGACGAGACGGCTCGGCGGCCGCACCGCGGACTGGGCGATCAGAGCCCAGCGCGCCTCCGAAAGCCAGGCGTAGCCGTAATACACCGTTTTCTCTCTGGCCCGCACCTCTTGGAATCCCACCGCTGGCTCCACCGGGGGCACGATGGCCGATTCGGCCAGGGGGGTGCCGACGCCCGGCGTCACCATCTGGTAGGTGCCGCCCCGATTCACGATGGAGGTGTGCACCTGTCGCGCACCCTCCAGGGAGGTGATGAACGCGTAGATCTGCTCGGGATCCAGGGTGGCCCGCATGGCCAGGAACGCGCCCGATACCTCCCGGCGGTAGGCGATGGTGAAGTGAGGCTTCTGCCTGAAACCGAGGTAGATGTCCGTGATCACGTAGCGCTCGCCCGTCTCACGAAGTTCGCGGAACCAGGCCTCCTCATGGTAGTCCCGCTTCTCCAGTTCGGGGAAAGGACCGGCGTAACCGACCTGGACACCCTCGCCGTCGAACACGCCCACATCCACGAAGCTGTCGGAGGCGAGGCGCAGATCCCGCAGATATGCATCCAGCGAGGCGCGAGAAGGGTTGACCTCCAGCTTCGGATTCTGGATCAGGTTGGCGAGGTTGACTGCCCGCTCCCGCAGGAACAGATCCAGCATGTGGGACTGGTACTCGGCCATCGACTGCAGTTGCTGCCTGCGGGCTTCATCCTGCACGCGCAGGGATTGCAAATGGAAATAGCAGGTGAGCAGTACGAAAGGGAGCAGGTAAATCAGGATCAGCTTGAAGATGGTCCGGCGCATCAACTCGCCGTGACGTGAGCGGTCTCCCACAATCTCCGCGGCCTGACCGTCGGCGTCCTTGCGGAAGAGACGGGGCATGCGCCCTCTCCCCTGAATCATGTGCAATAGCGACCGGTCGCGATCCGGCGCGGCGTGCTAACGTCCGCGCGCGATCGGCACCGCTGCCGGGACAACCCATGAAACAGCGACATAGAGCCTGACTGCCTGTTCGGCAGCCGGCGCCGGCAATGACCGGCGCGGCATCAGAATCACACCGCGATCAATACTAATGGAGGTAAAAGGCGAAAGCCAGCCTCCGCTGGGCGATTGATGAAGATTTTACGAGACGAGTATCCCCGGTGATGTGGACCGCGATATCGGATCGATGGTCCTGCGGCTCGGCAAAGCCCTCCACGCGCGTCGTAGCTACACGTGGTGCATAGGCGGAGCAATGGAGCCCCATTGCCGAGAACGCCAGTCTCTCCCTAGCCGGCATAGACTTCCACCGTCTCCGGCTCCCCCTCGCGCCACCAGGCGACGAGCAGTCCCGCGGGAACCCCGACCAGGAAGAAGAACATCTCGATCGCCTCCGGCACGTCGGCTTGCCCGCCCTCCGGTTCGATGATGTGCACCAACACCATGAGCGGCACGAAGACGACGTCGATCATGGCCATGGACTCGTATCCGCCGAGGGCCAGGTAGATCGACTTGAAGCCCCCCCCATCAGCGCCAGGGCGAGTTATAACCGAAAGTTGTGGATGACCTGATCAAAAGAGGTGGCGTATCCTCCCCATTGACGTTTTCAAATCTCTTTGAAAGGAGAGGACACGCCATGGGGAAGAAGATAGCCCAGATGGGGCCGCCAGGTCCAGAAGAA
This region includes:
- a CDS encoding ATP-binding protein, with translation MPRLFRKDADGQAAEIVGDRSRHGELMRRTIFKLILIYLLPFVLLTCYFHLQSLRVQDEARRQQLQSMAEYQSHMLDLFLRERAVNLANLIQNPKLEVNPSRASLDAYLRDLRLASDSFVDVGVFDGEGVQVGYAGPFPELEKRDYHEEAWFRELRETGERYVITDIYLGFRQKPHFTIAYRREVSGAFLAMRATLDPEQIYAFITSLEGARQVHTSIVNRGGTYQMVTPGVGTPLAESAIVPPVEPAVGFQEVRAREKTVYYGYAWLSEARWALIAQSAVRPPSRLVLGGDYRIAAISLLIILLILVATIVRAGMRVRIEEERDQTKAQLEQAAKLASVGELAGGVAHEINNPLAIISEEAGLMQDLMDPAFGQNVGWEDLRPRLETIQDAVYRCRDITRKLLGFVRRADISLARHDVRTLIDEVVDGFLGREMTLANIRLERLYADDLPAIVSDGNQLKQVILNLVNNAVDAIAGAGVVTIAARAENSSVTIAVKDTGCGMTKAQLEKVFLPFFTTKEVGKGTGLGLSVSYGIIKGLGGRISVQSEPGRGSTFTISLPLN